One genomic segment of Helianthus annuus cultivar XRQ/B chromosome 14, HanXRQr2.0-SUNRISE, whole genome shotgun sequence includes these proteins:
- the LOC110907965 gene encoding protein DETOXIFICATION 24-like, translating to MISSWSLVIGEFIYIFRGWCPNSWKGFTFAAFKDLMPLVKLSVSSGVMLCLELWYNVVLVLLAGYMANAEVAISAFSICLNISVWEFMKILGFLGAAWPLELFSSQH from the exons ATGATATCATCATGGTCTCTTGTTATTGGGGAATTCATATATATTTTTAGAGGATGGTGTCCAAATTCTTGGAAAGGGTTCACATTTGCTGCCTTTAAGGATCTGATGCCTCTTGTGAAGCTCTCAGTATCCTCTGGCGTGATGCTCTG CTTGGAGCTATGGTACAATGTTGTTCTGGTTTTACTTGCTGGATACATGGCAAACGCAGAGGTCGCTATATCTGCCTTCTCCATTTG CCTGAACATTAGCGTGTGGGAGTTTATGAAAATCCTTGGTTTCCTAGGTGCCGCATG gCCACTGGAGCTGTTTTCAAGTCAACACTAG